The Hevea brasiliensis isolate MT/VB/25A 57/8 chromosome 9, ASM3005281v1, whole genome shotgun sequence nucleotide sequence TGGAGATTTGAATCGATatataggaagtgataggcaaggttatgagaatattcatggaggttttgatttTGAAAGTCAAAATGAGAAGGGAAAAAATATTCTGGATTTTGCTATATCATACGACCTAAtattagcaaatacctactttataaaaagaaagTCACAGAAGGGAAAAAGCATCTTGGATTTTGCTATATCATACGACCTAAtattagcaaatacctactttataaaaagaaagtcacatttagtgactttcaaaagtgggcagcaTAGAAgctaaattgacttcctcttaaccaggaagacaaatagagctctatgcaagaattgcaaggtcattccgggagaggcattaacaagttaacatcggttagtggtcttggatatcaagtttaggaacaattcaagtaaggttagaagaaatagtgtagctcgaacaaagtggtggaagtttaaaggagtaaagcaagtgaagtttaaaaatgaacatttcgagtccgaagcatggaagctagatatggaggccaatggtatgtggatatagatggcatcaaagattaaagaagtagctagaaaagtatttggagagtctagaggacattgaccaccctcaaaagagagatggtgttggaatgaggaagtacaaaaggcagtgaagagaaaaaagaaatggtataagaaattacctaagtgtgataataatgaggcatatgaatagtacaagatagcaaagaaagaagcaaaaaaggcaattagtcaagcaagagcgcaggcctttgaaaagttatataagaaacttgaaactaaagaaagatatttatagattagcaaggaggagagaaaagaaatgtcaagatctcaatcaagtcaggtgcattaaggataaagaaagaaaagtgttggtgaaagattaggacattaaagaaatatggagaaattattttgatgatctctttaataatagtcaaaatggtaataacgtgaatatagattatagagcaatagaaaagaatgtgaattatactagaaggattagatttttagaagtaaaggaagcacttaaaagaatgaaagtgggtaaagcctgtggacccgatggaataccaattgaagtgtggaagtgttttggagatatgggagtggcatggttaactaaattgtttaataaaattctaaactcaaagaaaatacatgatgaatggaggaggagtattttagtacctatttttaaaaataagggagacatacagagttgctcaaaccatagtggaattaaactcatgagccatactatgaagttgtgggtgagagttgtggaacatcgatttcgtcatgatacttctatctctcccaattaatttggcttcatgcctggtcgttcaatcaTGGAAGCGacctttctcattagaaacttgatggagaaatatagagatgagaagaaagatctacacatgatttttatcgatttggaaaaGGCTTATGATAATGTTCCAAGATATGTCtaatggagagtgttagaacaaaagagggtatctattaggtacatacaagtgttgaaagatatgtatgaaagagcaactactattgtgcgcacagtgggagaggACACaaaagattttcctatctcagttggattacaccaaggtttagctgtaagcccttacctttttacattatttttagatgaattgacaaaacatatacaagagagtatcccttggtgcatgatgtttgcggatgatatagttctgatagatgagacgcgatgtgtaaatagaaagttagagttttggagaagtactctagagtcaaagggatttaagttaagtagaacgaagacagaatacatacattgcaagttcagtgaagaccaaactggtgatagagaaggagttagtttggatggagtggtattgtcccaaaataatcactttaaatatcttgactcagtctttcaagtagatgggggatgtgagaggGATGTTAGTCatgggattaaagccggatggttgaagtggagacgtgccaccagagttttatgtgatcgttagattctcaataagttgaaaggaaaattttaccgtacagccatacgatcggccatcttatatggtagtgagtgttgggcactaaagAAGTCGTATATGTCTAAGCTAAGAGTTGCGGAagtgagaatgttaaggtggatgagtgatcatactagactagataaagtccgtaatgagagtattagagaaaaggtaggagtggtgccaattgaggataagttgagagaagggagattgatgtAGTTTGGTCATTTGAAACGTAGACATACGGAAGCTCCAGTTaagacaagtagaacacattaggttagaggataaaaaaaaaaaagaaggggtaggcctaaactgacttggagtagAGTAGCACAACATAACTTAGAAATATtatacatttccgaggatttaacccaaaatcgtttagagtggagaaagagaatccatatggctgaccccaaattttttggatgaaggcttagttgagttgagtttatgtTGTCAACAGGTGATTGCTGCAGCACCAGATTCCAAGCCGAAGCTTAATTCTAGGATCCTTCAGGTATTTTACTTTTTGGCAATTCTTCAAGGAATCTGAAATTTTGTGTTGAATTGCAGATCATTTATTTTTCGTGTTTCATTTTTCAGGACTCGATAATTAAAAAGATCAATGAAGACCCCAATGCTGGATGGGAAGCTGCCATGAATCCTCAATTTTCCAATTACACTGTGAGTCTTCAACTCATTACATATTGAGATAATTTTAAGTCCTCTTCTGGATCATGGTTCACATGTATGCAGACTCTAGTTTCTGATTTCTAATATTTCTATATTTTGATGCATAGGTTGGTCAATTCAAGTATATCCTTGGAGTCAAGCCAACTCCCAAAAAAGAATTGAGGGGTGTTCCTGTTATGAGTCATCCAAAATCCTTAAAGTTGCCAAAAGAATTTGATGCAAGAAAAGCTTGGCGGCAATGTAGCACCATTGGAAGAATTCTAGGTCAGTTGTTTACTTGGTTCTTTATTTTTCCTGATTTTTTCCCCTTTTATCAAGGTGCTGACGCTTTCCTCAATATGTGGCAATGCTGGATCAATTTCCTAATAAAAGATCAggtaaatctctctctctctctctctctctctctctcaaaatcaatcaatttcattGAAGTGAGCTTTACATGTGCTCAGCACATTTGTATTTTATATTCCAGGGTCATTGTGGATCTTGTTGGGCGTTTGGTGCTGTTGAATCACTATCTGATCgcttttgcatccattttgaccTGGTAACTGAATATATTGAGCAAGTTGACTACTTATAGTGTCCATACTAAACAAAGATTTTGTTTAATGCAGAACATATCTTTGTCTGTCAATGATCTCTTGGCATGCTGTGGTTTTTTGTGTGGAGATGGTTGTAATGGAGGGTATCCTATCTATGCATGGAGATACTTTGTCCACCATGGTGTTGTCACAGAAGAGGTACAAATTTTGTCTTTGCCTATTGTCTTGACTACATAAGATTGCTTAATGGAAAGTTGAGCGTTCTCATTATTTCTTGTTCTGTTTCTGATGTAATGACTTATAGAATTATCATTGCTTTAGTGCAATGGCTTCTTATCTTGGTTGATGTACTTTTCTAACAACGAGATAATTTTCCATCTCATAGTGTGACCCATACTTCGATGATATTGGCTGTTCCCACCCGGGTTGTACCCCTGAATTTCCTACTCCAAAGTGTGTAAGAAAGTGCATCAACAAGAACCAGCTCTGGAGACGGTCAAAGCATTACGGTGTCAATGCATATAGAATTAGTTCTGATCCTCACGATATTATGGCAGAAGTTTATAAAAATGGACCAGTAGAGGTTGATTTCACTGTTTATGAGGTAAAATATGCACTTGATGGATTCTTCTTTGCTTGCATTTGCTGCGCTGCTTCAAGTATAAGTTTGCTTCTTTGGCTGTTCCCGCCTTAATTTATTGTGCTGAAG carries:
- the LOC110650398 gene encoding cathepsin B-like protease 2, encoding MQMATSLCFFTLLLFLETISFFHLQVIAAAPDSKPKLNSRILQDSIIKKINEDPNAGWEAAMNPQFSNYTVGQFKYILGVKPTPKKELRGVPVMSHPKSLKLPKEFDARKAWRQCSTIGRILGQLFTWFFIFPDFFPFYQGADAFLNMWQCWINFLIKDQGHCGSCWAFGAVESLSDRFCIHFDLNISLSVNDLLACCGFLCGDGCNGGYPIYAWRYFVHHGVVTEECDPYFDDIGCSHPGCTPEFPTPKCVRKCINKNQLWRRSKHYGVNAYRISSDPHDIMAEVYKNGPVEVDFTVYEDFAHYRSGVYKHITGNVMGGHAVKLIGWGTSDDGEDYWLLANQWNRGWGDDGYFKMRRGKNECGIEGNVVAGLPSARNVHLVREVAGVDALGDVSA